The following proteins are encoded in a genomic region of Toxotes jaculatrix isolate fToxJac2 chromosome 3, fToxJac2.pri, whole genome shotgun sequence:
- the gpx1b gene encoding glutathione peroxidase 1b, translating into MAKRFYDLTAKLLTGETFNFSSLQGKVVLIENVASLUGTTTRDYTQMNELHQRYASNGLVILGVPCNQFGHQENCKNEEILLSLKYVRPGNGFEPRFQLLEKVDVNGKDAHPLFMFLRESLPFPSDEPSTLMNDPKFIIWSPVCRNDIAWNFEKFLIGSDGVPFKRYSRRFLTSDIEGDIKKLLNLAS; encoded by the exons ATGGCTAAAAGATTTTACGACCTTACGGCCAAATTATTAACGGGAGAAACCTTTAATTTCTCCTCCCTGCAGGGCAAAGTTGTCCTCATTGAGAATGTCGCGTCTCTCTGAGGTACGACCACCAGGGATTACACCCAGATGAACGAGCTCCACCAGCGGTACGCCAGCAACGGGCTCGTTATCCTGGGGGTGCCCTGCAACCAGTTCGGCCATCAG GAGAACTGCAAGAATGAAGAAATCCTTCTGTCTCTGAAGTATGTCCGTCCTGGAAATGGCTTTGAGCCGCGGTTTCAGCTCCTGGAGAAAGTGGATGTGAATGGGAAGGATGCTCATCCCCTGTTCATGTTCCTGAGAGAGAGTCTCCCATTCCCCAGTGACGAGCCGTCCACCCTCATGAACGACCCAAAGTTTATCATCTGGAGCCCGGTCTGCAGGAACGACATAGCCTGGAACTTCGAGAAGTTCCTCATCGGGTCTGATGGAGTGCCGTTCAAGCGTTACAGCAGGAGGTTCCTCACCAGCGACATCGAAGGAGACATCAAGAAGCTCCTCAACCTGGCGAGCTAA
- the usp4 gene encoding ubiquitin carboxyl-terminal hydrolase 4 encodes MMAEGGGPESGGAADSDSEPVAAQMPTPSTESQKQTIGSLLKTTLRKGDEWYLIDSRWFKQWKKYVGFDSWDMYNVGERSLYPGPIDNSGLFSDQDTQVLKEHLIDELDYVLVPTEAWNKLVSWYGCLEGQRPIVRKVVEHGMFVKHCKVEVYLLELNLCENDNMDNVVTRHFSKADTIDTIEKEMRTLFNIPSEKETRLWNKYMSNTYEQLNKPDSTVQDAGLFQGQVLVIERKNEDGTWPRQASHPKSSTTPSRNFTTSPKLSSNSSASISSTVANGDSSCSPGYTLNNSTSSGNRLGGYNSYSSSYSYRESQSQPGLCGLSNLGNTCFMNSALQCLSNASPLTEYFLNDQYEAEINRENPLGMRGEIAEAYADLVKQMWLSRSSYVAPRTFKTQVGRFAPQFSGYQQQDSQELLAFLLDGLHEDLNRVKKKPYLALRDAEGRPDEIVAKEAWTNHRLRNDSIIVDIFHGLFKSTLVCPECSKVSVTFDPFCYLTLPLPMKKDRTMEVFLVRSDPQSRPTQYRVVVPKLGTVTDLCSALSKLCGIPPENMVVADVYNHRFHKIYRRDDGLNQIMEKDDIFVYEVQEEDSERMNLPVYFRERHSKHAGSSTSTMLFGQPLLITVPRHNLIADVLYDKILERIGRYVKHTQSPGSESRASASATFASCSQAPECSTSSSLNAGLGGCGSPLSDGASCSASSSNGSNHSGTCNETNGLYDGEEEAMDHQVSPEPENGQSEEEEEETSDLENGSKEDAAKQCSSPAKLFTFSIVNSYGTANISPLPCDGNVLKLNPHSTVAIDWDTESKKLCYDEQEAEAYEKHESMLQPQKKKATVALRECIELFTTMETLGEHDPWYCPTCKKHQQATKKFDLWSLPRILVVHLKRFSYNRCWRDKLDTVVDFPIRDLNMSEFVCDPKAGPYIYDLIAVSNHYGGMGGGHYTAYGKNKVDGKWYYFDDSSVSSASEDQIVTKAAYVLFYQRRDEEAPSKPQPSASLGGAPEAADDHMDTN; translated from the exons ATGATGGCCGAGGGAGGCGGACCCGAGTCGGGTGGCGCGGCAGACTCCGACTCGGAGCCGGTAGCTGCACAAATGCCAACCCCTTCAACCGAAAGTCAGAAACAGACTATTGGGTCACTTTTGAAGACGACTTTAAGAAAGGGCGACGAATG GTATCTTATAGACAGCCGGTGGTTCAAACAATGGAAGAAGTATGTGGGATTTGATAGCTGGGATATGTACAATGTTGGAGAGCGTAGTCTGTATCCAGGACCAATTGATAACTCCGGGCTGTTCTCAg ACCAGGATACTCAGGTCCTGAAAGAGCACCTTATAGACGAGCTGGACTATGTCCTTGTACCTACTGAGGCATGGAATAAGCTTGTCAGCTGGTACGGCTGCCTTGAGGGTCAGAGACCCATCGTCAGGAAG gTGGTTGAACATGGCATGTTTGTCAAGCACTGTAAGGTGGAGGTCTATCTGCTGGAGCTGAATTTATGTGAGAATGACAACATGGACAATGTGGTCACACGTCATTTCAGTAAAGCTGATACTATAG ATACTATAGAAAAGGAGATGAGGACGCTGTTCAATATCCCATCAGAGAAGGAGACACGGCTCTGGAACAAATACATGAGCAACACCTACGAGCAGCTGAACAAGCCAGACAGCACTGTACAGGATGCTGGTCTCTTCCAGGGACAG GTGCTTGTGATTGAGCGCAAGAATGAGGATGGCACGTGGCCCAGACAAGCCTCCCATCCCAA ATCCAGTACAACCCCATCCAGGAATTTCACTACCTCCCCAAAACTCTCCTCTAACTCGTCAGCCAGTATCTCCTCAACAGTAGCCAACGGAGACAGCAGCTGTAGCCCAGGATACACACTCAACAACAGCACCTCATCTGGAAACAG ATTGGGGGGCTATAATTCATACAGCTCCTCCTACAGCTACAGGGAGTCCCAGTCGCAGCCTGGCCTGTGTGGTCTCAGTAATTTGGGCAACACGTGCTTCATGAACTCTGCCCTCCAG TGCCTGAGCAATGCATCTCCACTCACAGAGTACTTCCTCAATGACCAGTATGAGGCTGAGATTAACAGAGAGAATCCACTTGGAATGAGGGGCGAGATAGCTGAGGCCTACGCTGATCTAGTAAAGCAGATGTGGCTGAGCCGCAGCAGTTATGTGGCCCCACGTACCTTCAAA ACCCAGGTCGGACGCTTTGCTCCCCAGTTTTCAGGCTACCAGCAGCAGGACTCGCAGGAGCTGTTGGCCTTCCTGCTGGACGGGCTCCATGAAGATCTGAACCGTGTCAAGAAGAAGCCTTATCTGGCTCTGAGGGATGCAGAGGGCCGTCCAGATGAG ATTGTTGCCAAGGAAGCCTGGACAAACCACCGTCTGCGCAATGACTCTATTATAGTTGATATCTTCCACGGCCTCTTCAAATCCACTTTGGTGTGCCCAGAGTGCTCCAAGGTGTCTGTCACCTTTGACCCGTTCTGCTACCTCACACTGCCTCTGCCCATGAAGAAGGACCGTACCATGGAGGTTTTCCTTGTGCGATCCGACCCTCAGTCTAGACCCACACAG TACCGAGTGGTGGTTCCCAAACTGGGTACAGTGACAGACTTGTGCAGCGCCTTGTCCAAACTTTGTGGAATCCCTCCAGAAAAT ATGGTGGTGGCGGATGTTTACAATCACAGATTCCATAAAATTTATAGACGGGATGATGGCCTCAACCAAATCATGGAAAAAGATGACATCTTTGT GTATGAGGtacaggaggaggacagtgagagGATGAACCTGCCTGTATATTTCAGGGAGCGCCACTCCAAACATGCTGGAAGCTCCACAAGCACCATGCTGTTTGGTCAGCCTTTACTAATCACCGTGCCCAGACACAACCTCATAGCGGACGTTCTATATGACAAGATCCTAGAGAGGATTGG GCGATATGTAAAACACACCCAGAGCCCTGGCAGTGAAAGCAGGGCCTCAGCCTCAGCCACCTTTGCCAGCTGCAGCCAGGCTCCTGAATGTTCCACATCATCTAGTCTCAATGCTGGCCTGGGTGGCTGTGGCAGCCCCCTGTCAGATGGAGCCTCCTGCAGTGCCAGCTCCAGTAACGGCAGCAACCACTCAGGGACCTGCAATGAAACTAATGGACTATATGATG GTGAAGAGGAGGCCATGGACCACCAGGTGAGCCCAGAGCCGGAGAATGGCcagtctgaagaggaagaagaggagaccTCTGATTTGGAAAACGGGTCTAAAGAAGATGCAGCCAAGCAGTGCTCCTCGCCAGCAAAGCTCTTCACTTTCAGCATAGTCAACTCTTACGGAACAGCCAACATCAGTCCGCTGCCTTGTGATGGAAATGTCCTCAAACTTAATC cacattCCACGGTGGCAATCGACTGGGACACAGAGTCAAAGAAACTGTGTTATGATGAACAGGAAGCAGAG GCCTACGAGAAGCATGAGAGCATGCTCCAGCCACAAAAGAAGAAAGCCACTGTGGCCCTGAGGGAATGCATCGAGCTCTTTACAACCATGGAGACACTCGGAGAACATGATCCATG GTATTGTCCCACGTGTAAGAAACACCAACAGGCCacaaaaaagtttgacttgtgGTCGCTGCCTCGCATTCTGGTAGTTCACCTGAAGCGTTTCTCCTACAACCGGTGTTGGAGGGACAAGCTGGACACTGTGGTGGACTTTCCCATCAG GGATCTGAACATGTCAGAGTTTGTATGTGACCCTAAAGCCGGCCCTTACATATATGACCTCATTGCCGTGTCAAACCACTATGGAGGAATGGGAGGGGGTCACT acACAGCTTATGGCAAGAATAAAGTGGATGGAAAGTGGTATTACTTTGATGACAGTAGTGTCTCATCGGCCTCAGAGGACCAGATTGTG ACTAAAGCAGCCTACGTGCTGTTCTATCAGCGCAGAGACGAGGAAGCCCCCTCCAAACCTCAGCCTTCGGCCTCGCTGGGAGGAGCCCCTGAAGCAGCTGATGACCACATGGACACAAATTGA